AAATTAACATTTAAAAACAAATCAACCTTTTTTCGTCCCAAATAAATGTAATCCGCATTATTTGTCATGCTTACTTTATACGTATCATCTATTACATCAAAATGCCCACTAACATCTAAATCTTTTTGAATGATTTTAGTGATTTTATATAACATAGACTCATTTAAGGCACCTTGTGCAGAAGAAATAAGTATGCTGGGTTTAGAGTTTGATTTTTTAACAATTTCCATACTTACGTCTGCTGAAAATACGCAAGAAAACATGAAGAGTAAAATTAATATTATTTTTTTCATTTTTGTCCTTTAAATGATTGTTTAAGTGTTTTTAGTTCTTTGATTTAAATATTACTTCAATTTGGGTTTTACTTCCCTTAGTATAAGCAGGATAAAGCTCAAGTTTTTGATTTTGTAAAAATTCTTTTAAGGCTAGATCAAACGTTTCATCTCCAGATCCTTTAATAATACGGTAATCAAAACTCCCAGAACTGGTAATTGTAATAAGTACACTTGCATATAATTCATCAAATGTAATGACATTGTTCCAACGCTGTCCTAACATTTCATAAATTTTTGAATAATAAGGGTCTTTGTCGTACTTAGAATCCATAGATACATTCGCGCGTGATTTAACAGTCACATCATCTAAGATATTACTTACTTTAATATTTTCAGATTTTTTTTGTTTTTCAAAATTACTTCTAAAACGGCTTGAAACCAAAGATTTTTTGACATTAATGACTTCTTTTTTCTCTACTTTTTTGGCTTTTGTTTTTACGTTTGAAAATAAGGATTTTAAATCAGCAGTTTTTGTAATACTTACAGATTTAGACTTTTCGACAATTTTTTCTTCTTTTTTGATAACTTTTTTAACAGGTTTGGAGGTAGATTTTTGAATTTTTTGTGTATTGTCTACAATTATTTCTAACTGTAAAACAGTATTTTTTTGCATTGCATCAATTTTTTTACTTTCATTTTCACTTAAATAAAAAAGAATTGAAACTATGCAAAATAAATAAATGATAAAAGAAATAAGGCCCGAAAGAAAATAACTTTTTTCACTAGTATGAAGGTTCAGTCTTGGCATTTTAACCATCAGTAATTAAAGAAACTTTAGTAAAACCAGCTTCTTTAACAGATTTTAAAATAAAAATAACATCATCATACATAAGCGTTTTTTCTGCACGTATATGAATGGGAGTATTTTTATCTTTGTTTTGCGAAAATAAAATAAAATTATCTGCAAAACTCTCTATTGGGTATTTGTTTTTATTAACGCGTACTATACGCTCTTTTGTTACAATGATATTGATTTTTGTACTCTCACTTACTTGTCTGGATTTACTTCCACGAGGTAAATTAACACTTTCTTCAAATTCAATAACAGGTGCAGTTACCATTAAAATAGCAAGCAAAACCAACATAACATCAACTAAGGGTGTTACGTTTAATTCTGGTTTATTATTATAATCATACATGACTAACCTTTTGCTACTAAAATATCACATTGTGCCTTTAAATAAATATTTAACTCATACACTTTTCTAACCATAATTTGATGGAAAGTATAAGCAAATACAGCCACAAATATTCCAGCAGCAGTAGCAACTAACGCTTCAGAAATAGCAGGTGCAATAACAGAAAAAGCAACTTTAGCTTGAGAAGAAAGAAGTGCAAATGATTCTAAAATACCAACAACAGTACCAAATAAACCAATAAAGGGTGAGGTAGAAGATATTATGGACAACCAAGATATACCTTTTGAGGCATCTCTAATAATTGATATTTCACAAGCATGTAAAATGGGTTTTGAATTGGTTATATTATTTGTACATTTTGTTAAAGCAGAAAAAGGACTCAAAGAGGAATCTCTTGAGGTTAACATTTCTAAAGATTTTTTTTCATTAGAAATCATAGAAGTGACTGCTTGGAATCTGTAAATAAATATCCAAAAAACAAGTATCAAATAAGTAGATAGGACAGCAAACACAATAAATGTGATTGCTGTACTATTACTAAAATAATTAAAAATAGTATCTATCATTAGCTTACGCGAATGAATTGATTCTAGCTTCAACAGCAGCTATTGAAATATTAGCATCAGAAACAGAATTAACTAATTTCTTCGCATCTTCAATTGCTTTGGCAGCTGATGAATCTTCACCGTGAGTTAAAGAAACTGCACCGTCAACTAAAACGTCAACAGCAGATTCAGAAACTTTAACATGTCCCCAGTTAATAGCAACTGCTTCAGTAGCATCTGCTTTTTCAATAATAATTACACCTACGCTTAAAGAAGAAACCAATGACGCATGACCTGGTAAAACACCAAACTCTCCCTCTTTTCCAGGAAGAGTTACTGTTTTAACGTCATCGTTAAAAATTTCTCCATTAGGTGTAACAATTGATAATCTAATTGTATTCATATTGTTACCTTAATGGTTATTTCATACCTTCAGCTTTAACAAGAGCTTCTTCCATAGAACCAACCATGTAGAAAGCAGCTTCTGGAAGCTCATCGTATTTACCGTCTAAAATTCCTTTAAACCCAGCAATTGTGTCTTTTAATTCAACATATTTACCAGGAGTTCCTGTAAAGATTTCTGCAACGAAGAATGGTTGAGATAAAAATCTTTCGATTTTTCTTGCTCGTGTAACTACCATTTTATCTTCTTCAGATAATTCATCCATACCAAGAATTGCAATAATATCTTGTAAATCTTTATATTTTTGAAGTACAGATTGTACCCCTCTTGCAGTATCATAATGCTCTTGACCTAAAATATCTGCAGATAATATTCTTGAAGATGAATCCAATGGATCAACTGCAGGATAAATACCTTTTTCAGCAATTTTACGGTTAAGAACTGTTGTTGCATCAAGGTGAGCAAAAACAGAAGCAGGAGCTGGATCTGTCAAGTCATCCGCAGGTACATATACCGCTTGAACAGAAGTAATAGAACCTTTATTAGTAGACGTAATTCTTTCTTGTAACTTACCCATTTCTGAAGCAAGTGTTGGTTGGTAACCAACAGCTGAAGGAATTCTTCCTAATAATGCAGACATTTCAGAACCTGATTGTGCAAATCTAAAAATATTATCAATAAACATTAATACATCTAGACCTTTTTCATCTCTAAAGTACTCAGCCATAGTAAGACCTGTTAAAGCAATTCTATTTCTAGCACCTGGAGGCTCAGACATTTGACCGTAGCACAGTGCAACTTTATTTAAAACGTTAGAATCTTTCATCTCGTAATAAAGGTCATTTCCTTCTCTAGTTCTTTCACCAACACCAGCAAATACAGAATAACCAGAATGTTTAAATGCAACATTGTGAATTAATTCCATAATAATAACTGTTTTACCAACACCAGCACCACCGAATAGTCCTACTTTTCCACCTTTAGAATAAGGAGCAAGTAAATCAACTACTTTGATACCAGTTTCAAACATTTCAGTTTTAGTTGTTAATTCTTCAAATTCTGGAGCATCTCTGTGAATTGACCATCTAGGAGTATCTTCTGGAACTGGTTCACCACCATCAACGGGCTCTCCAATAACATTAAAAATTCTACCTAATACAGCATCCCCAACAGGAACTTTAATAGGTCCTCCACTAGCAATACATTCTTGACCTCTAGTTAATCCCTCAGTCATGTCCATAGCAATCGTTCTAACTCTACTGTCACCTAAGTGAGCAGCAACTTCAAGAACTAATCTATCTTGTGTTTTATCAGCAAGTGTAACTTCAATTGCTTCATTAATTTCTGGTAAGTACCCGTCGAATTCAACATCAACAACTGGTCCCATTACCTGAATAATTTTACCTTTCATATGCACGGCTCCTTTATATTATTTTAGTGATTCAACACCAGAGATAATTTCAATTAACTCTGTTGTAATCGCAGCTTGTCTAGCTTTATTATATTCAATTGTTAACGCATCAACTTTTTCTTTTGCATTCTTAGTAGCTGCATCCATAGCTTGCATACGCGAACTATGTTCTGCTGCTAAAGAATCTATAAGAGAATAATACATATTAAAATCAATGTATTTTCCAGTTAATTCATTTAACACTTCTTCATCATCATCTGGTTCAATTTCTAACATTGAGCTTGATTCTTCATTCGCTTCAACATCGTCTAAAGAAATAGGCAATAAAGTTCTTACTTTTAACTCTTGAGTTAACATATTTTTAAAACCGTTATATACTAATATAACTTTATCTGTTTTCCCAGAAGTAAAATCTTCTACAACATCTTTTATAAAATCAGAAGCTTTATCGTAATCAGGTGCAGCAGATAAAGTTGAAATTTTTTGTAATAAATCAATCTTTTGGAAAGTAAAGTAATCAACACCTTTTCTTCCAGAAGCTCTTAGTCTTACAGTAACACCTTTATTTGCATACTCTTCCATAAGTTTTACAACAGTTTTAATAGTAACCATATTAAAACCACCACAAAGACCTTTATCAGCAGTTACGAAAACGATATCTACTGTTTTAGGATTGTCATTTTGAAGAAAAGATTTTGACGTATTTCCTCCATCTTGAACTTTGTTAACTCTATTTGCAATTTCACTTAATACATCATTAATTTTAACAGAATAAGCTCTTGCCTGTTGAGACAATTGTCTTGTTCTAGTTAATTTAGCAGACGATACTAATTTCATTGCATTAGTAGTTTTCTGAGTATTCTTAACACTTCCAATTTTAGTTTTTATATCTTTTAAGTTAGCCATTGACTATCCTTATTTTGCACTGAATATAGTATTAAACTCTTCTAATGCCGCTTTTAATGCTGATTCAGTATCGTCATCTAATTTTTTCTTAGATTTAATATCTTCTAAAACATTTGGATATTTTTGCTCAATAAAAGGGTGTAATTCTGATTCGTATCTAACAACATCAGCTACAGCTACGTCATTTAAATACCCTCTAGTTCCAGCATAAATAATACAAATTTGTTTTTCGATTACTAAAGGAGCGTTAACACCTTGTTTAAGTACTTCGACCATTCTTTGACCAAGTTCAAGTTCTTTTCTTGTATTTTCATCAAGATCAGAAGCAAACTGTGCAAATGCTTCAAGCTCTCTAAATTGTGCAAGTGTTAATTTTAACGTACCAGCAACTTGTTTAGTAGCTTTAATTTGTGCAGCTCCACCAACTCTTGAAACAGATAAACCAACATTAATAGCAGGTCTAATTCCAGAGTTAAAAAGGTTAGTTTCTAAGAAGATTTGACCATCTGTAATAGAAATAACATTTGTAGGAATATATGCAGCAACATCTCCCGCTTGAGTTTCAATAATAGGTAATGCAGTCATAGAACCACCACCTAATTCATCATTTAACTTAGCAGCTCTCTCAAGTAATCTTGAGTGAAGGTAAAATACATCCCCTGGGAATGCCTCTCGACCTGGAGGTCTTCGTAATAATAAAGACATTTCTCTATAAGCTACGGCATGTTTTGTTAAATCATCATAAACGATTAAAACGTGTTTACCATTATCTCTAAAGAATTCTCCAATAGTTACAGCAGTATATGGTGATAAAAATTGTAAAGCAGCTGAATCAGATGCAGATGCATTTACAACAATAGAATAATCCATTGCTCCAGCTTCTTCAAGTGTTCTAACAACAGTAGCTACTGTTGAAGCTTTTTGCCCAATTGCAACATAAATACAAATTACATCTTGATCATGTTGATTAAGAATAGTATCAATAGCAACAGTTGTTTTACCAGTTTGTCTATCGCCAATAATAAGCTCTCTTTGACCTCTTCCAATAGGAACAAGTGCATCAATAGCTTTGATACCCGTTTGTAATGGTTCATGAACTGATTTTCTAGCCATAATACCAGGTGCTTTTTCTTCAACTACTCTATGTTCAGTTGCAGTAATAGTACCTTTACCATCAATTGGTTCACCAAGTGCATTTACAACTCGACCAATCATAGCATCTCCAACTGGAGTTTCTAAAATCTTACCAAGTCGTTTACAAGAACTACCTTCTCTAAGTCCAGTTCCTTTACCAAGAACAACAATACCAACTGAAGACTCTTCTAAGTTAGAAGCAAGTCCTCTTTCGCCATTATCAAACTCAACAATTTCTCCAGCCATTACATTTTTAAGTCCGTAAACTTGAGCAATACCATCTGCATAAGAGATGATTTTACCAGTTTCGTTAACGTCTACATTTAATTCAAAATTATCAATTCGCTCTTTTATGATCGAAGAGATTTCATCTGCTTGAATCTTTGTACTCATTCAAATTCTCCTTTATTAAGTTCTAAACTGCTTTTAAAATATGATCAATCAATTGAGACTTAAGTCTTGCTTTTGAGAAAGAAATCTCAACACCAAGCCCATCTATATCAACTTTAATACCATCATAATCACAAACATCTTGTGTTAATGTTAAATTAACATCAAATTTCTTACTGAATTTTTCTTCAATTGAAGTTACATACTGTGCTGATAATTCTTTATTCGTATAAACAATACCTGCATAACTATTAGAAATAATAGCTACTTGTGATTCTAACTCTTTAACAATATGAGGAATAATATCTAATCTTTTGTTGCTAGCAAGTACTTTTATAAAGTTACTCGTAGTAGCATTACAATCATTTACAAATGAAATAACCAAAGCCGCTTTTTTCTCAGCTTTTACTTCAGAAGAAGTAATAATAGCAAGAAATTTTTCATCGTTATATGCAGTAGAAATTTCATTTAATTCTTTATAAATAGCAGTTATAGAAGCGCTATCACGACCTTCTAATAATGCTTTTACATATCTTTTTGCTATTAAATCAATCATTATGCAACCTTCTTAATTACGATATTTACAAGTTCTTCATCAGACATTGTAAGATTATCAGAATTTAATAATTCATTAAGAATTTCATTAACAATTTCTTTTTTAGCTTTTCTAGTTTCCACTTCGATTTTAGCATCAAAGTTTTTACCTAAATTTGCAATTTCTGAATCAACAGCAGTTAATACTTTTGTTTTAACTGAATCAATATCTAATTTCGCACTTTCAACAATTTCAGCTGCCATTATTTTGGCATCGTCTAATTGTTTTTTTACTTCATCAAATTTAGCTTGAGAAGCGTTTAATGTATCTTGAACTTTATCTAATTCAGATTGAATATCTAAAGTTCTTCCTGCAAAGTATGCTTTCATTTTATCAGCAAGTAAATACCATAAAATAGCAGCAAAAATTACAAAGTTAACAGATCTCTGAAGAATATCAGATTCCACACCTTCAGCTTGAGCTAATAATGCTACAGGAGCAAAAGCTAAAATAGTTAATAATAATGTTTTTTTCACTTTTTCTCCCTTAAATTGATTTAAGCTTCGCTTTTACGCTCTCATTAAATTGAGGCATAGCAGCAACTAAAGATTCTTTTAACGCTTTTGTTTCATCAGCAAGTTCTGCAACGAAAACACCATATCTGGTATCAACATCACTTTTCGCAGCAATAAGTTTTGCATCAGCAGTCTCTTTAGCCTCATTATAAGCTTGTTCTCTTATTACAACCGCTTCTTTTTTAGCAGCAGCAATAACATCATTCGCCTCAGCCAGCATTCCATCTACATCAGCGCTGTTTGATTTTGCGTTTATCAAGTCTTGTTTAATAGACTCCGCTCTTTCATCCATATGCTTCAATAAAGGCTTAAATAGACAACTGTTTAACCCTGCAAGTATTAATAAAAATACTACGCCCGAGCTAAGCATCAATATTGGACTTATGTCTAACATTCATTCCTCCATATTTATAACAGTTTAGTTTGACTAAAACTGACTTATATTATCTAAAATAATTATAATAATAGTTTAAATGAAGGTAATAAATTAAGAAATTTTATAAAGTGTTACTAAAGTAATGGGAAAATTTTTCGATATCTTCTTGTGAGTTAAATTCTATCTTTAAATAATTTTTTTCTGCTTTAATTTTCAAGTTTGAGGCTTGTAAAATGGAAACAATATTATCCAAAGATTTGAAGTCATAATTTTGTGTTTTTTTGCTTGTTTTTTTAGGATTAAGTAAGGATTTTAAATCTTTAACCGCTTTTTCTGTTTCTCTTACTGAAAGTTTTTGTCCAAGAATTGAATCAGCGACCTTTTTTTGATCCTCTTCGCTAAGTCCTAACATAACCTTAGCATGACCTGCTGTTAGTTTGTTATTAGCAAGTAATTGTTGTACATAAGCACTTAATTGTAATAATCTTAAGGTATTAGTAATCAAGCTTCTGCTTTTAAAAACTCTTCCTGAGAGTTCATCATGAGTAATAGCGTGTTCGTTTATTAATTGGGCATAAGAATAAGCCAGTTCAATAACATTTAAATCATCTCTTTGGATGTTTTCTATTAAAGCAAGTTCTCTTAATTCTAATTCTTTGATATTCGTAACAATTGCTTTTATAGTGTCTATATTTGCAAGTTTATGTGCTCGTAATCTTCTCTCACCAGATACTAAGATAAAACCATCACTGTCATCTTTAATAACAACAATAGGTTGCAAAAGGCCATGTTTTTTAATAGAAGAACTTAGTTCTTGTAATTTATCTTCGTCAAACATCTTTCTTGGTTGATTGGGATTAGGTACTATATTATTTACATCAATTTCTAGAAGACCTTCTCTGCTTGACGTATTGCCTTTATCATATGCCGCTTCAACTTCACCTAACAATTCACCTAAGCCTCTACCTAACGCCATACCTTTTGCCATAATTATCCTAAAATTGCTTTTGCTAAATTTTTATATGCTTTTGTACCTATTGCTGCATTATCATACAACATAATAGGTTTACCAAAACTTGGACTCTCTGCTAGTTTAATATTTCTTGGAATTACCACATATGAATTGTCATCAATTTTAAACAATTTACTTTCAAAATGCTGTGCAAGATCAGCAAAAACTTGTTTTGAAAGATTGTTTTGAGAAGAATACATTGTTGGTAAAAAACCTCTTATTTGCAAAGATCTATTAATGGTTTGTTTTACTAGTTTTATTGTATTTAATAACTGTGCCAAACCTTCTAGTGCAAAAAATTCACACTGTATTGGAATTAAAACAGAATTCGCAGCAGATAAAGTATTAATAGTAATAGGTCCTAAAGCAGGAGGTGAATCTATAATAATAAAATCATAATCTTTTCTTACAGGATCAATACATCTTTTTAATACCAGTTCTCTGTCACTTGTATCTTTGTAAAATTCTTTTTCAATTCCAACTAGTCCTATGTTAGAAGGGGCCACTTTTAAAGTTGGGATTTCAGTATCTAAAATAATGTCATTAAGTTCTTTTGTACCTAACATAACATGATAAATATTATATTCATAAGTATCTCTGTGGAAACCTAAAGAAGTTGTAGCATTTGCTTGAGGATCTGCATCCACTAATAATACTCTCTTACCTTCTAATGCTAGGGCCGCACTTAAATTTACCGCTGTAGTAGTTTTACCTACCCCACCTTTTTGATTTGCTATTGCTATTACTTCACTCATCTTAAACCGAATACCTTTTGTTCATTTATAGATATTGAGCCATCAGGGTTCAATATTGATTTTTTTAATGAAACTTTTTTATTATCAATGTTTGTTTCGTATTCCAAACTCAAAGAGTATTCTATCTTATACTCACTAAATATTTCCTTCCATGAAATTCTTTTTTCTAAGATATCAAAGTAATTATTTAATAAGTGTATTTTATCAATAACAATATCTAATTTTCCATAATCTTTATTTACCTCGATTAGATTTAAACCAATGCCACATAAAAATAAATTATTCGATAAATTAGTAATCGTTCCCCCTATTTTTTTATTTTCTAAGTAAAAATCATTGGGCCATTTAAGCCAAAGTTTCGAACCCATTTCTTTTAATGTTCTTTTTAATAAAAACGAGAAATAAATAGAAGCACTTTGCATAGGTAAATCGCTGGGCAATAATTCTTTTTCCAAAACAAAAGAGAAAAATAAATTGCCTTCTTTTCCTAACCATTCATTTCCTCTGCTTCCAATTCCTTTGTTTTGTTTAAAACTTAGAATACACAAAGGTTTGGAATAAACATTGTTTTTTAAGTACTCTTTTAAATATTTATGAGTTGAATCAACTTCTTTTAATTGGATTATTTGCATAAAACATTATACATAATTACTTATTAATACAAATCTAATATAATGTAATTTATATTTATTTTAAACAAAAAGGCTAAGTGTGTTAGATCCTGTTTTACCTATTGCTTTGTATCTGTTATTTGGTTATTTATTTAAAGTATTAAAAAAAGACAATTCGCAAGTTTTGGTTGATTTTGTGATTTATTTTTCCCTTCCCGCAATGATATTTGTAAAGATTTATCCCTTAGTATTAGACAGTGAAATACTCAATCTTATTCTTATGTTCAATGCTATTATACTTGGAAATCTGCTGCTAACTTATGCAATAGGAAAAGCGTTAAAACTGGATAAAAAAACCTTAGCCACTTTTATGGTAGTAGGAACATTTGGGAATACATCTTTTATTGGTTTTTCTTATATTGATGCTTTTTATGGCTCTGATTATGTTGTTTATGCTCTTATTTATGATTTGTTTGGTTCTTTTTTATTAGTAGTTTCTTTGGGAACTATTATTATAAATTGGGGAAGTGGACAAGTTGTAAACCTAAAAGCCATATCAAAAAAAGTATTGTTTTTTCCACCTATTATTATGTTTTTTATAACCGTTTTTGCAAAACTTTTCCCTGTTCCTATTTTTGTTATGAATACAGCAGAAGTAATTGGAGCAACACTGGTTCCTATTGCGATGATTGCAATTGGTATGAAATTAGAACTTAAAAACATATTTTATAAATTTAAAATAACAAGTTATTTATTGGGAACCAAAATGTTTTTAATGCCACTAATTGTTATGTGCTTATTTTCATATTTTTATAATTTAGACGATACTTGGAGTAAGACTACGATTCTTGAAGTAGCAATGCCCCCTATGACTACAGCAGTGATTTTAGCTATTCAAGGGGGACTAGATGAAAGATTGGCAGTTAATGCCTTAGTTATTGGCGTATTATTGTCTCTCTTAAGCGTAACTGGCTTTTATTTATACTTGGGCTAAAATAAACACACGTTTTGTGTTTATTTTAAGACTTCGCCAATACTTAAACGCTGTCCTCTTATATAATCAGCTGCATTTACAGCTTTTTTTGAAGGGGCTTGAAGAACATTGATTTGTAAAGATCCCTCTTTACATCCAATAATAACAGCATTTTTATCAAAAGCTAAAATTTCACCTTCTTTATTTACTGAAGCTTCGTTTATCAAAGATATTTCTTTTATTTTTAAACCAGATTCTAAAAATACACCTGGCCAATAAGAATAAGCTTTATAAGTCTGATACAGTTTTTTAGCATTTTTGAAACGTACAAGTCCATGTTCTTTTTTGATTTTTTTACATAAAGAAGAAAGAGCATTGTTTTGTTTTTTAGGCTTAATGTTCTCAAAATTATCTAAAGTATCAAGCGTAAGTTTAGCAGCGATAAAAGAGAGTTTATCAAATACTTCTGCTACTTCCATTTTATCTTCTAGTTTAAGATATTGAAGCCCTAAAATATCTCCTGTATCTAAACCTTCTTCCATAAACATAGCAGTAACGCCTGTATAAGAATCATCATTTAATATGGCTTCTTGAATAGGTGAAGCACCTCTGTATTTAGGTAATAAAGAAGCATGTAAATTCATGCAAGGAGCAAGATCCAAAATATTTTTTGGTAAAATTTGTCCATAAGCAGCTACTATAATAATGTCAGGCGCTAAAGCTTTAATTTGTTCGTAAGCTTCCTCATTATCTCTTAGTTTTTGCGGTTGATAAATAGGAATATCAATGTTTTCATTTAAACAATATTGTTTTATATGAGGCGCACTAAGTATTTGTTTTCTTCCAACTTTTTTATCTTCTTGGGTGAATAAAGCAATCACTTCATAAGAAGAAGCCAAGAGCTCCTTAAAAATACACGTAGCATAATCAGGTGTTCCCATAAAGAGAATTTTTTTAATTGACATATTGGTCCTTTGTGAGTAAAAAACTTAGGCTTTAAATAAGGTTCCACTATTATGTTTATTTTCTAATAAATATTCATGGGCTGTTTTTAAATCAAAACCCGATGTTAAAAACATAGGAATATTTTTATCCATTAAAAATTTAGCAGCTTTTAGTTTTGTAACTATTCCACCTGTAGCAAATTCAGAATTAGCAGAGTGTTTAACTTCTAAATCTTCATCTTTAATAAAAGAAACTTCTTTAATAATTTTGGCATTTGAATTCGTATGAGGATTGTCATCATAAAAACCTTCTATATCGCTCAATATTACCAACAAATCAGCATTAAAAGCAGAAGCAACATTAGCAGCTAATTGATCATTATCTCCAAATAAAAGTTCTTCATTTGCAATAACATCGTTTTCATTTACTATAGGTGTGATATTGTTTTTTAAAAGAATTTCCATTACAGCTTTAATATTTTTTGTTCGTTTTCGTGAATCAAAATCATCTGCAACTAAAAGCATTTGAGCACATTTATAGTTGTGTGTATTAAATTGTTTTTTATAGTGTTTTAATAATAAAGGTTGCCCAATTGCAGCAAGAGCTTGTCTGTTATAAATTTGTGTTTTATCTAAATCTAAAGTAATATTACCAGCAGCAACAGCACCAGAAGATACTAAAATAATTTCATAGTTTTTTTCACGCTTTAAAGCAGCTATTAAATCTACAAGATTATTTAATCTATCAAGTGCCAGATCAGAACCGTGTCTTAAAACAGCGGAACCA
The genomic region above belongs to Campylobacteraceae bacterium and contains:
- a CDS encoding TonB C-terminal domain-containing protein, coding for MPRLNLHTSEKSYFLSGLISFIIYLFCIVSILFYLSENESKKIDAMQKNTVLQLEIIVDNTQKIQKSTSKPVKKVIKKEEKIVEKSKSVSITKTADLKSLFSNVKTKAKKVEKKEVINVKKSLVSSRFRSNFEKQKKSENIKVSNILDDVTVKSRANVSMDSKYDKDPYYSKIYEMLGQRWNNVITFDELYASVLITITSSGSFDYRIIKGSGDETFDLALKEFLQNQKLELYPAYTKGSKTQIEVIFKSKN
- a CDS encoding biopolymer transporter ExbD, which produces MYDYNNKPELNVTPLVDVMLVLLAILMVTAPVIEFEESVNLPRGSKSRQVSESTKINIIVTKERIVRVNKNKYPIESFADNFILFSQNKDKNTPIHIRAEKTLMYDDVIFILKSVKEAGFTKVSLITDG
- a CDS encoding MotA/TolQ/ExbB proton channel family protein — encoded protein: MIDTIFNYFSNSTAITFIVFAVLSTYLILVFWIFIYRFQAVTSMISNEKKSLEMLTSRDSSLSPFSALTKCTNNITNSKPILHACEISIIRDASKGISWLSIISSTSPFIGLFGTVVGILESFALLSSQAKVAFSVIAPAISEALVATAAGIFVAVFAYTFHQIMVRKVYELNIYLKAQCDILVAKG
- a CDS encoding F0F1 ATP synthase subunit epsilon, which gives rise to MNTIRLSIVTPNGEIFNDDVKTVTLPGKEGEFGVLPGHASLVSSLSVGVIIIEKADATEAVAINWGHVKVSESAVDVLVDGAVSLTHGEDSSAAKAIEDAKKLVNSVSDANISIAAVEARINSFA
- the atpD gene encoding F0F1 ATP synthase subunit beta yields the protein MKGKIIQVMGPVVDVEFDGYLPEINEAIEVTLADKTQDRLVLEVAAHLGDSRVRTIAMDMTEGLTRGQECIASGGPIKVPVGDAVLGRIFNVIGEPVDGGEPVPEDTPRWSIHRDAPEFEELTTKTEMFETGIKVVDLLAPYSKGGKVGLFGGAGVGKTVIIMELIHNVAFKHSGYSVFAGVGERTREGNDLYYEMKDSNVLNKVALCYGQMSEPPGARNRIALTGLTMAEYFRDEKGLDVLMFIDNIFRFAQSGSEMSALLGRIPSAVGYQPTLASEMGKLQERITSTNKGSITSVQAVYVPADDLTDPAPASVFAHLDATTVLNRKIAEKGIYPAVDPLDSSSRILSADILGQEHYDTARGVQSVLQKYKDLQDIIAILGMDELSEEDKMVVTRARKIERFLSQPFFVAEIFTGTPGKYVELKDTIAGFKGILDGKYDELPEAAFYMVGSMEEALVKAEGMK
- a CDS encoding F0F1 ATP synthase subunit gamma: MANLKDIKTKIGSVKNTQKTTNAMKLVSSAKLTRTRQLSQQARAYSVKINDVLSEIANRVNKVQDGGNTSKSFLQNDNPKTVDIVFVTADKGLCGGFNMVTIKTVVKLMEEYANKGVTVRLRASGRKGVDYFTFQKIDLLQKISTLSAAPDYDKASDFIKDVVEDFTSGKTDKVILVYNGFKNMLTQELKVRTLLPISLDDVEANEESSSMLEIEPDDDEEVLNELTGKYIDFNMYYSLIDSLAAEHSSRMQAMDAATKNAKEKVDALTIEYNKARQAAITTELIEIISGVESLK
- the atpA gene encoding F0F1 ATP synthase subunit alpha produces the protein MSTKIQADEISSIIKERIDNFELNVDVNETGKIISYADGIAQVYGLKNVMAGEIVEFDNGERGLASNLEESSVGIVVLGKGTGLREGSSCKRLGKILETPVGDAMIGRVVNALGEPIDGKGTITATEHRVVEEKAPGIMARKSVHEPLQTGIKAIDALVPIGRGQRELIIGDRQTGKTTVAIDTILNQHDQDVICIYVAIGQKASTVATVVRTLEEAGAMDYSIVVNASASDSAALQFLSPYTAVTIGEFFRDNGKHVLIVYDDLTKHAVAYREMSLLLRRPPGREAFPGDVFYLHSRLLERAAKLNDELGGGSMTALPIIETQAGDVAAYIPTNVISITDGQIFLETNLFNSGIRPAINVGLSVSRVGGAAQIKATKQVAGTLKLTLAQFRELEAFAQFASDLDENTRKELELGQRMVEVLKQGVNAPLVIEKQICIIYAGTRGYLNDVAVADVVRYESELHPFIEQKYPNVLEDIKSKKKLDDDTESALKAALEEFNTIFSAK
- a CDS encoding F0F1 ATP synthase subunit delta, with protein sequence MIDLIAKRYVKALLEGRDSASITAIYKELNEISTAYNDEKFLAIITSSEVKAEKKAALVISFVNDCNATTSNFIKVLASNKRLDIIPHIVKELESQVAIISNSYAGIVYTNKELSAQYVTSIEEKFSKKFDVNLTLTQDVCDYDGIKVDIDGLGVEISFSKARLKSQLIDHILKAV
- a CDS encoding F0F1 ATP synthase subunit B, which produces MKKTLLLTILAFAPVALLAQAEGVESDILQRSVNFVIFAAILWYLLADKMKAYFAGRTLDIQSELDKVQDTLNASQAKFDEVKKQLDDAKIMAAEIVESAKLDIDSVKTKVLTAVDSEIANLGKNFDAKIEVETRKAKKEIVNEILNELLNSDNLTMSDEELVNIVIKKVA
- a CDS encoding F0F1 ATP synthase subunit B'; the protein is MLDISPILMLSSGVVFLLILAGLNSCLFKPLLKHMDERAESIKQDLINAKSNSADVDGMLAEANDVIAAAKKEAVVIREQAYNEAKETADAKLIAAKSDVDTRYGVFVAELADETKALKESLVAAMPQFNESVKAKLKSI